One Loxodonta africana isolate mLoxAfr1 chromosome 4, mLoxAfr1.hap2, whole genome shotgun sequence genomic region harbors:
- the ZC3H10 gene encoding zinc finger CCCH domain-containing protein 10 produces MPDRDSYANGTGSSSGGPGGGGSEEASGVGAGSVGANSDAICRDFLRNVCKRGKRCRYRHPDMSEVSNLGVSKNEFIFCHDFQNKECSRPNCRFIHGSKEDEDGYKKTGELPPRLRQKVAAGLGLSPADLPNGKEEVPICRDFLKGDCQRGAKCKFRHLQRDFEFDARGVGGTGGGGSTGPVLPGRRHDLYDIYDLPDRGFEDHEPVPKRRRGGCCPPDGPHFESYDYSLAPSRGVECRLLEEENAMLRKRVEELKKQVSNLLATNEVLLEQNAQFRNQAKVMTLSSTAPATEQTLAPTVGTVATFNHGIAQTHTTLSSQALQPRPVSQQELVAPAGAPAAPPTNAAPPAAPPPPPPHLNPEITPLSAALAQTIAQGMAPPPVSMAPVAVSVAPVAPVAVSMAQPLAGITMSHTTTPMVTYPIASQSMRITAMPH; encoded by the coding sequence AGACTTCCTGAGGAATGTGTGCAAGCGAGGCAAACGTTGTCGCTATCGCCATCCAGACATGAGCGAGGTGTCCAACTTGGGGGTAAGCAAAAATGAGTTCATCTTCTGCCATGACTTCCAGAACAAGGAGTGTAGCCGCCCAAACTGCCGATTCATCCATGGCTCCAAAGAGGATGAGGATGGTTATAAGAAGACAGGAGAGCTTCCCCCTCGGCTGAGGCAGAAAGTGGCAGCTGGCCTGGGCCTTTCACCAGCTGACCTACcgaatggcaaggaagaagtcccTATTTGCCGTGACTTCCTCAAGGGGGACTGCCAGAGAGGAGCTAAGTGCAAGTTCCGTCACCTGCAACGAGATTTTGAGTTTGATGCTCGGGGTGTAGGAGGAACTGGTGGTGGGGGCTCAACAGGCCCGGTCCTGCCAGGACGACGTCATGATCTCTATGATATCTATGACCTCCCTGATAGGGGCTTTGAGGACCATGAGCCAGTCCCCAAGCGTCGGCGAGGTGGATGCTGTCCTCCAGATGGCCCCCATTTTGAATCGTATGACTACAGCTTGGCTCCCTCCCGAGGGGTGGAGTGCAGACTACTAGAGGAGGAGAATGCCATGCTCAGGAAGCGGGTAGAGGAGCTAAAGAAGCAGGTCAGCAACCTGCTGGCCACCAACGAGGTGCTGCTGGAACAAAATGCCCAGTTTCGTAATCAGGCCAAGGTCATGACCCTGAGCTCCACCGCACCAGCCACTGAGCAGACTCTGGCCCCCACTGTGGGCACTGTTGCCACTTTTAACCATGGCATTGCTCAGACTCACACTACTCTTAGCAGCCAGGCTCTGCAGCCCCGCCCTGTATCCCAGCAAGAACTGGTGGCCCCCGCTGGGGCTCCAGCTGCTCCCCCAACAAATGCCGCACCTCCTGCTGCTccaccacccccacctccacacTTGAACCCAGAGATCACGCCACTGTCAGCTGCTCTGGCTCAAACAATCGCCCAGGGAATGGCACCTCCACCTGTCTCTATGGCTCCTGTGGCTGTATCTGTGGCCCCTGTGGCCCCTGTGGCTGTATCAATGGCCCAACCCTTGGCAGGAATCACAATGAGCCACACCACCACCCCCATGGTGACTTACCCTATTGCTTCCCAGAGCATGCGCATCACAGCCATGCCACACTGA